One segment of Arthrobacter sp. MMS18-M83 DNA contains the following:
- a CDS encoding PASTA domain-containing protein — MSDMLNDDQRAADFVLVPDVVGERFLKAREIAQAAGLTLANPDPDGPPISALAWRRNTTIQAQFPDPGSVLYRYDSLRVWLRSDLEPDVARKLDSPPPSVDSAHATPDDPPRLVELTGEEPTGEAAE; from the coding sequence ATGTCTGACATGCTCAACGACGACCAGCGGGCCGCGGACTTCGTCCTTGTCCCTGATGTTGTCGGGGAACGTTTCCTCAAAGCGCGGGAGATAGCACAGGCCGCCGGCCTGACCCTTGCGAATCCAGACCCGGATGGACCACCAATCAGTGCGCTCGCGTGGCGCCGCAACACGACCATTCAGGCTCAGTTTCCTGACCCTGGGAGCGTGTTGTACCGGTACGATTCCCTCCGGGTTTGGTTGCGATCGGATCTGGAGCCGGATGTGGCCCGCAAGCTCGACAGCCCGCCACCCTCCGTTGACTCGGCTCATGCAACTCCCGACGACCCGCCTCGATTAGTCGAACTCACCGGCGAGGAACCCACCGGCGAAGCGGCCGAGTAA
- a CDS encoding two pore domain potassium channel family protein: MGSILASTGYWEVNVCWEAAVAVTWLVFALDYAMCLLLARRRGQWFIRNLHELLILALPVLRPLRLLRLVTLLKLLHRTAGNAMRGRILTFVLGSAALLTYCGALAVLDAEENAAGANITNFGDAIWWAMVTITTASVASWLVEQVSSGAAAAATVAEEPMKQEIRRLAEQVERLTALLENADGELLGGVVGTRSDHSPSP; the protein is encoded by the coding sequence ATGGGTTCGATCCTAGCCAGTACCGGTTACTGGGAGGTGAACGTTTGCTGGGAGGCAGCCGTGGCGGTCACCTGGCTGGTGTTTGCCCTGGACTACGCCATGTGCCTCCTGTTGGCCCGGCGTCGCGGCCAATGGTTCATACGGAACCTCCACGAGTTGCTGATTCTCGCACTCCCGGTTCTGCGACCGCTGAGGCTATTGCGGCTCGTAACACTTCTGAAGCTGCTCCATCGCACGGCCGGGAACGCCATGCGTGGCCGCATTCTCACATTCGTGCTCGGCTCCGCCGCCCTCCTGACGTACTGCGGTGCGCTGGCCGTGCTTGACGCGGAAGAGAACGCAGCTGGCGCCAACATCACCAACTTCGGCGATGCAATCTGGTGGGCGATGGTCACCATCACCACTGCCTCTGTTGCGTCCTGGCTCGTCGAACAGGTTTCGTCCGGAGCGGCCGCCGCCGCGACTGTGGCTGAGGAGCCCATGAAGCAGGAGATTCGCCGGCTGGCCGAGCAGGTCGAGCGCCTGACTGCCCTCCTGGAAAACGCCGACGGCGAACTACTGGGCGGCGTGGTCGGAACCCGTAGTGACCACTCGCCGTCCCCGTAG
- a CDS encoding bacterial proteasome activator family protein produces the protein MSDQDDTQSSGESFDDIPVEGTTLDAGTAESTSEAGPKGNGKPGVKKGSTLQDLVDEPAKVMRIGTMIRQLLEEVKSAPLDEAARGRLAEIHERSIKELEEGLAPELVEELERISLPFPEHKTPSDAELRIAQAQLVGWLEGLFHGIQTAIAAQQAAREHAVAQLQLRQLPPGTMIAPGVVIGENGEPQRAHLPGKEAEPGKPSRVEDPDRHPGQYL, from the coding sequence ATGAGCGATCAGGACGACACTCAATCCAGTGGCGAGAGCTTTGACGACATCCCGGTGGAGGGCACAACCTTGGACGCTGGCACGGCGGAGAGCACATCGGAAGCTGGCCCTAAGGGCAACGGGAAGCCTGGGGTCAAGAAGGGCAGCACGCTGCAGGACCTCGTCGACGAGCCCGCCAAAGTCATGCGGATCGGCACGATGATCCGCCAGCTCCTTGAAGAAGTGAAGAGCGCCCCGTTGGACGAGGCAGCGCGGGGACGCCTTGCCGAGATCCATGAACGCTCCATCAAGGAGCTCGAAGAGGGCCTTGCTCCGGAACTTGTGGAGGAGCTGGAGCGCATCAGCCTCCCCTTCCCTGAACACAAGACTCCGTCCGACGCCGAGCTCCGGATCGCTCAGGCACAGCTGGTCGGTTGGCTTGAAGGGCTGTTCCACGGAATCCAGACCGCTATTGCGGCCCAGCAGGCGGCCCGGGAGCACGCTGTTGCCCAGCTGCAGCTTCGCCAACTTCCGCCAGGAACCATGATCGCTCCGGGCGTCGTTATTGGCGAGAACGGTGAGCCGCAGCGTGCCCACCTTCCCGGCAAGGAAGCGGAACCCGGCAAACCTTCTCGCGTTGAGGACCCGGACCGACACCCGGGTCAATACCTCTGA
- a CDS encoding undecaprenyl-diphosphate phosphatase yields the protein MINMIQAIVMGLLQGITELFPISSLGHSVILPKLFGWGLDQKAPEFLNFLIATHLATAIVLFFFFLRDWIEIAKGLGRSIRDRKIAPSDTYAKLGWLLVVGTVPAGIIGLVLEKPIRNLFGSPLIAAAFLVVNGLVLFAAERLRTRDSRRAAAQPVTATASDAEIATLSWKRALGIGSAQAAALIPGISRSGASMAGGLLSGLNNENAARFSFLLATPIIGAAAVLKLPELFTPAMADERGVFLVGALCAGVAAWFATKFLLRFFETRTLTPFAIYSVVGGAIYFILMLVMG from the coding sequence ATGATTAATATGATCCAGGCCATCGTCATGGGCCTGCTGCAGGGAATCACCGAACTCTTCCCGATTTCCAGCCTCGGCCACAGCGTCATTTTGCCCAAACTATTCGGTTGGGGCCTGGACCAGAAGGCACCTGAGTTCCTGAACTTCCTCATAGCCACCCACCTGGCTACAGCAATTGTGCTGTTTTTCTTCTTCCTCCGGGACTGGATTGAAATCGCCAAGGGACTTGGCCGTTCCATCCGGGACAGAAAGATTGCTCCCTCGGATACCTACGCGAAGCTCGGCTGGCTCCTGGTGGTTGGAACCGTGCCGGCCGGAATCATCGGCCTGGTTTTGGAAAAGCCCATCCGGAACCTCTTTGGTTCCCCGCTGATCGCAGCGGCATTCTTGGTGGTCAACGGGCTTGTGCTTTTTGCGGCGGAACGCCTGCGGACCCGGGACAGCCGCCGCGCTGCAGCGCAACCGGTGACTGCAACCGCTTCCGACGCCGAAATCGCCACCCTGTCTTGGAAACGCGCCTTGGGAATCGGCTCCGCCCAAGCAGCTGCCCTGATCCCGGGCATCTCCCGTTCCGGTGCGTCGATGGCAGGCGGTTTGCTGTCCGGATTGAACAACGAAAACGCCGCGAGGTTCAGCTTCCTGCTCGCAACACCGATCATTGGCGCGGCCGCCGTGCTCAAGCTTCCTGAACTCTTCACGCCGGCCATGGCCGACGAGCGCGGCGTGTTCCTGGTGGGGGCGCTGTGCGCGGGTGTCGCCGCCTGGTTCGCCACCAAGTTCCTGCTTCGTTTCTTTGAGACTCGAACCCTCACGCCGTTCGCCATTTACTCGGTGGTCGGCGGAGCGATCTACTTCATCTTGATGCTCGTCATGGGATAG
- a CDS encoding helix-turn-helix domain-containing protein → MKSVSDLGLMVYGIRQRTGLSQRDLAARLGVSQRYLSELETGKPKVLNDQFFAVMEKLGIELTFRERNRG, encoded by the coding sequence ATGAAGTCCGTTTCGGACCTGGGCCTGATGGTCTACGGTATCCGGCAACGCACCGGGCTTTCCCAGCGCGATCTGGCCGCACGGCTCGGGGTCAGCCAGCGATACCTCTCCGAACTGGAGACCGGCAAACCCAAAGTCCTCAACGACCAGTTCTTCGCCGTCATGGAGAAACTCGGCATCGAACTGACCTTCCGGGAACGCAACCGTGGCTGA
- the nirD gene encoding nitrite reductase small subunit NirD — protein MTAILDREKLQQQGTPTASGWHRVCAIDELEPAWGEAALVGGKQVALFRTTPNEVLAVSQQDPATLSNVMARGIVGSRGSRPTIASPLHKEVYDLETGECFTNPELRLASYATRLVDGYIEVAV, from the coding sequence ATGACCGCAATTCTGGATCGGGAAAAACTACAACAGCAAGGCACGCCGACGGCGTCCGGCTGGCACCGCGTCTGCGCAATCGACGAGCTCGAACCGGCGTGGGGCGAAGCTGCCTTGGTCGGAGGCAAGCAAGTAGCACTGTTCCGCACCACGCCGAATGAAGTCCTGGCGGTGTCCCAACAGGACCCCGCGACCCTCTCCAACGTCATGGCACGGGGGATTGTCGGTTCGCGGGGCAGCCGTCCCACCATCGCCTCACCGCTTCACAAAGAGGTCTACGACCTCGAAACCGGCGAATGCTTCACCAACCCCGAACTGCGGCTCGCGAGCTACGCCACCCGTCTTGTGGACGGATACATTGAGGTAGCCGTCTAA
- a CDS encoding type II toxin-antitoxin system HipA family toxin: MAEAQDVHLYGTVIGSMVRGGPSTVAFESSEAGMARFGIGSRILSANLPLGPRASTPEAATAFFGGLLPEGSGRSNLAKQAQTSRDDVYALVSYAGRDVAGAIRVGGDPGEPAESYEALTDEQIAVRLTLINDYALGVVGGGGSLAGYQPKTTLALLDGAWHAGVDGAASTHIIKPAAAGNEHALHAEAYCLELSRRIGLTTFASDVRSFAGRTVLVLERYDRRVAGRSVERIHQEDGAQALGLPWDTDSKFESVNPAANLRSLASLLQRRRDIFGAGPDDRETLLAHTAVGNTDAHAKNFSTLRTDDGAVTIAPLYDVSTHALAPNGQLNMSLRVNDRVFQPSVTAEDLVAEGVSWGLEEQYARKSVTGTLEKLAYALDQADGSTVGEQVVRFIAHGTRNLLDGKAAGVGGAHPSLVALGPVPAMPPGL; encoded by the coding sequence GTGGCTGAGGCCCAGGATGTCCACCTCTATGGCACCGTCATCGGCAGCATGGTCCGGGGCGGCCCTTCCACGGTGGCATTCGAGTCCTCCGAGGCCGGAATGGCGCGGTTCGGGATCGGCTCGCGTATCCTCTCCGCCAATCTGCCGCTTGGACCCCGGGCCTCCACACCGGAAGCGGCGACGGCGTTTTTCGGCGGCCTTCTGCCCGAGGGCTCCGGCAGGTCCAACCTGGCCAAACAGGCCCAGACCAGCCGCGACGATGTTTACGCCCTGGTGTCCTACGCCGGCCGCGACGTCGCCGGCGCGATCCGGGTCGGCGGAGACCCCGGTGAACCGGCGGAATCCTACGAAGCGCTGACCGACGAGCAGATCGCGGTACGGCTGACACTCATCAACGACTATGCCCTGGGCGTCGTCGGCGGCGGCGGCTCCCTGGCCGGGTACCAGCCCAAGACCACCCTTGCCCTGCTCGACGGGGCATGGCACGCCGGCGTCGACGGCGCCGCCTCCACACACATCATCAAGCCGGCCGCCGCTGGCAACGAACATGCCCTACACGCCGAGGCCTATTGTCTGGAACTATCCCGCCGGATCGGTCTGACCACTTTTGCCAGCGACGTGCGCAGCTTCGCGGGCCGGACCGTCCTCGTGCTGGAGCGCTACGATCGCCGGGTCGCCGGCCGCAGCGTCGAACGCATCCACCAAGAGGACGGCGCCCAGGCCCTGGGTCTGCCCTGGGACACCGACAGCAAATTCGAAAGCGTCAACCCTGCCGCGAACCTGCGGAGTCTTGCGAGCCTGCTGCAGCGCCGCCGTGACATCTTCGGCGCCGGGCCCGATGACCGCGAGACCCTGCTTGCGCACACCGCGGTCGGCAACACCGACGCGCACGCCAAAAACTTCTCTACCCTCCGGACCGACGATGGCGCCGTCACCATCGCACCGCTCTACGACGTCTCCACCCATGCCTTGGCGCCCAACGGCCAGCTGAACATGTCACTGCGGGTCAACGACCGCGTCTTCCAGCCGTCCGTGACTGCCGAGGACCTCGTCGCCGAAGGCGTGTCTTGGGGTCTTGAGGAGCAGTACGCACGCAAATCTGTCACTGGCACGCTCGAGAAACTGGCCTATGCCCTCGACCAGGCAGACGGGTCCACCGTGGGGGAGCAGGTGGTCCGGTTCATTGCCCACGGGACGAGGAACCTTCTGGACGGCAAGGCTGCCGGTGTCGGCGGCGCACATCCATCCCTTGTCGCGCTTGGCCCCGTGCCCGCCATGCCTCCGGGACTCTGA
- a CDS encoding PadR family transcriptional regulator has protein sequence MSIRYSILALLQEQPRYGYQLRVAFEERTGAVWPLNIGQVYTTLNRLERDAFVRRNGDDGQGHVLYSITDAGAAEIRLWFATAVDRGVPPRNELAIKLALAVTTAGTDPTALIQAQREISIRELQEHTQARKDVAANQRVTDTARLLVLDSLVFHAEAEVRWLDLCEARLVQQANGAGNGMAGTFRGAGTPTA, from the coding sequence ATGTCCATCCGGTACAGCATCCTGGCATTGCTCCAGGAGCAGCCCCGCTACGGCTACCAGCTTCGCGTTGCCTTCGAGGAACGCACAGGCGCGGTCTGGCCCCTGAACATCGGCCAGGTGTACACAACGCTGAACCGGCTGGAGCGGGACGCTTTTGTTCGCAGGAACGGCGACGACGGCCAGGGGCACGTGCTCTACAGCATCACCGACGCCGGGGCCGCCGAGATCCGCCTATGGTTCGCAACAGCGGTGGATCGGGGAGTTCCGCCCAGGAACGAGTTGGCCATCAAACTGGCTCTGGCCGTCACGACGGCGGGCACCGACCCCACTGCGCTCATCCAGGCCCAACGTGAGATTTCCATACGGGAGCTGCAGGAGCACACCCAGGCCCGCAAGGACGTTGCCGCCAACCAGCGGGTAACTGATACGGCCAGGCTGCTCGTCCTGGATTCCCTGGTTTTTCACGCCGAGGCGGAGGTTCGCTGGCTGGATCTCTGTGAGGCCAGGCTGGTCCAACAGGCCAACGGCGCCGGCAACGGCATGGCAGGAACCTTTCGCGGCGCGGGAACGCCCACCGCATAG
- the nirB gene encoding nitrite reductase large subunit NirB has protein sequence MTGHTSPSENPRRIVVAGGGPAAHRFADAMHTRGLEGWHVTVLTEEAHLPYDRVTLSKALIDVDHDLTLGQASMWDHDALDLRTGERVVKINAEAKSVETAAGNSYSYDALVVATGSNAARLPIPGAEHTHVYRTLEDVWAINDAITQLTEKLGRKVKAVTIGGGLLGLESAAGTEQLGATPIVIDGASWLMATQLDEGAGQALGRLIKDKGFEIHGGVFPSEVLSDDDGQVTGVLMADGRIIDADIVIVAIGVRPRDELFRAGDGEEQVFSLGQRGGVVISDGCETEIPGIFAIGEVANFDGMCLGLVAPANTMAEIVADRLHGGQATFPGFDTATKLKLSGVDVASFGDAFARTEHSLEIVYADPARGVYQKIVTTDDAKTLLGGIFVGDATPYMSLRPMLGRELSAEPGAYLTAAGGGEAPETELPDDAILCSCNNVPAGSIRDAINGCGSCEGNAPVQELGELKTCSRAGTQCGSCVPMLKKLLEGELKKSGIEVSKALCEHFSLSRQELFDAIRVLELTSFEDILAKYGTGAGCDICKPTIASILASQNSEYVLGAGRGTLQDTNDRALANMQKDGTYSVVPRIPGGEITPDKLMVIGSVAKKYGLYTKITGGQRIDMFGARLEQLPDIWAELIEAGMESGQAYGKSLRTVKSCVGSTWCRYGVLDSVGMAIKLELRYRGLRSPHKLKLGVSGCARECAEARGKDVGVIATSDGWNLYVGGNGGATPAHAQLLAGGLDDETLIKYIDRYFMYYIRTADRLQRTARWQEELEGGLEHVRQVVVEDSLGIAEELEAAIAAHVENYEDEWAATLKDPERLRRFRSFVNAPDQKDEAITFVPERGQIRPATNEEKGGVLISSPSIPIRGSED, from the coding sequence GTGACCGGACACACTTCACCCTCAGAGAACCCGCGCCGAATTGTGGTCGCCGGTGGAGGCCCAGCGGCCCACCGATTCGCCGACGCCATGCACACCCGCGGTCTCGAGGGCTGGCACGTCACGGTCCTCACCGAGGAAGCCCACCTCCCGTATGACCGGGTCACGCTGAGCAAGGCCCTCATCGATGTGGACCACGACCTCACGCTCGGCCAGGCCTCGATGTGGGACCACGATGCCTTGGACCTGCGCACAGGCGAGCGAGTGGTCAAGATCAACGCCGAAGCCAAGTCGGTGGAAACCGCGGCCGGCAACAGCTACTCCTACGACGCCCTGGTGGTCGCGACGGGTTCGAACGCCGCCCGCCTACCGATCCCCGGCGCCGAGCACACGCACGTTTACCGCACGCTCGAAGACGTGTGGGCCATCAACGATGCCATTACCCAGCTCACGGAGAAACTGGGACGCAAGGTCAAGGCGGTCACCATCGGCGGTGGTCTCCTCGGCCTCGAGTCGGCCGCCGGCACGGAGCAGTTGGGCGCCACCCCAATCGTCATCGACGGCGCGTCGTGGCTAATGGCCACACAGCTCGATGAAGGCGCCGGCCAAGCGCTGGGCCGCCTCATCAAGGACAAGGGCTTCGAGATCCACGGCGGCGTGTTCCCGTCCGAAGTGTTGTCCGACGACGACGGCCAGGTCACCGGAGTCCTCATGGCCGACGGGCGCATCATCGACGCCGACATCGTGATCGTCGCAATCGGCGTCAGGCCGCGCGATGAACTGTTCCGTGCGGGAGATGGCGAGGAGCAGGTGTTCTCCCTTGGCCAGCGCGGCGGTGTTGTCATTTCCGACGGTTGCGAAACCGAGATCCCCGGCATCTTCGCGATCGGTGAGGTGGCGAACTTCGATGGCATGTGCCTGGGGCTCGTGGCTCCGGCGAACACGATGGCCGAGATCGTGGCCGACCGGCTGCACGGCGGACAGGCGACCTTCCCCGGCTTCGACACCGCCACCAAGCTCAAGCTCTCCGGCGTGGACGTGGCCAGCTTCGGGGACGCGTTCGCCAGGACCGAGCACTCCCTGGAAATCGTCTACGCGGACCCGGCCCGGGGCGTGTACCAGAAGATCGTCACCACCGACGACGCCAAGACCCTGCTCGGCGGCATCTTCGTCGGCGACGCCACCCCCTACATGAGCCTGCGCCCCATGCTCGGCCGGGAACTGTCCGCCGAACCCGGCGCCTACCTCACCGCCGCAGGCGGCGGGGAAGCCCCCGAAACCGAGCTCCCGGACGACGCGATCCTGTGCTCGTGCAACAACGTGCCCGCCGGATCCATCCGGGACGCCATCAACGGCTGCGGCTCCTGCGAGGGCAACGCCCCCGTCCAGGAGCTGGGCGAACTGAAGACCTGCTCCCGGGCCGGCACCCAGTGCGGGTCCTGCGTGCCGATGCTCAAGAAGCTCCTCGAAGGGGAACTGAAGAAGTCCGGCATCGAGGTCTCCAAGGCCCTCTGCGAGCACTTCAGCCTCTCCCGCCAGGAACTCTTCGACGCCATCCGGGTCCTGGAACTGACCTCCTTCGAGGACATCCTGGCCAAATACGGCACCGGCGCGGGCTGTGACATCTGCAAACCCACCATCGCCTCCATCCTCGCCTCCCAGAACAGCGAATACGTCCTGGGCGCGGGCCGGGGCACCCTGCAGGACACCAACGACCGCGCCCTGGCCAACATGCAAAAAGACGGCACCTACTCCGTGGTCCCGCGCATCCCGGGCGGTGAGATCACGCCGGACAAGCTCATGGTCATCGGCTCCGTAGCGAAGAAATACGGCCTGTACACGAAGATCACCGGCGGGCAGCGCATTGACATGTTCGGCGCCCGCCTCGAGCAGCTCCCGGACATCTGGGCCGAGCTCATCGAGGCCGGCATGGAGTCCGGACAGGCCTACGGCAAGAGCCTACGCACCGTGAAATCCTGCGTCGGCTCCACGTGGTGCCGCTACGGCGTGCTCGACTCGGTCGGGATGGCCATCAAGCTCGAACTGCGCTACCGCGGTCTGCGCAGCCCGCACAAGCTCAAGCTCGGCGTCTCCGGCTGCGCCCGCGAATGCGCCGAAGCCCGCGGCAAGGACGTCGGCGTCATCGCCACCTCTGACGGCTGGAACCTCTACGTAGGCGGCAACGGCGGCGCGACCCCCGCTCACGCCCAGCTCCTCGCGGGCGGGCTAGACGATGAGACCCTGATCAAATACATCGACCGATACTTCATGTACTACATCCGCACCGCCGACCGCCTCCAACGCACCGCGCGCTGGCAAGAAGAACTCGAAGGCGGCCTGGAGCACGTGCGGCAGGTCGTCGTCGAGGACTCGCTCGGCATCGCCGAGGAGCTGGAGGCGGCCATCGCCGCCCACGTCGAAAACTACGAGGACGAGTGGGCCGCGACGCTCAAGGACCCCGAACGGCTCCGCCGCTTCCGCTCCTTCGTCAACGCCCCCGACCAGAAAGACGAAGCCATTACCTTCGTCCCCGAACGCGGCCAGATCCGCCCCGCCACCAACGAGGAAAAGGGCGGCGTCCTCATTTCTTCCCCGAGCATCCCCATCCGCGGAAGCGAAGACTAA
- a CDS encoding NAD(P)H-quinone oxidoreductase, whose protein sequence is MKAVYISEPGGPEVLEVREVPSPVPGPGEVLIDVVAAGLNRADVQQRRGFYPPPPGASEIPGLEVSGRIAAFGPDVSKPFSVGDKVVALLAGGGYAQQVAVPAEQVLRLPDGVDLVTAAALPEVAATVYSNLIMTAQLQAGETVLIHGATGGIGTMAIQLAKACGATVAATAGTAEKVGTAKAFLGADIAINYAEEDFAVSLKAQNGGKGADVILDVVGAKYLQQNVEALADYGRLVVIGLQGGVKGELNLGQLLSKRAAIIGTSLRPRPVAEKGVIMNAVRESVWPMLADGRIRPFVAKSFPLEQVREAHEYFDSGEHMGKVLLLL, encoded by the coding sequence ATGAAAGCCGTCTACATCTCTGAACCGGGCGGGCCCGAGGTTCTCGAGGTCCGTGAGGTCCCTTCTCCGGTTCCCGGCCCCGGCGAGGTTCTCATCGACGTCGTCGCCGCCGGCCTCAACAGGGCCGATGTCCAGCAGCGCCGCGGTTTCTACCCGCCGCCGCCGGGAGCCTCCGAAATTCCCGGCCTTGAGGTGTCCGGCAGGATTGCTGCGTTCGGGCCCGATGTAAGCAAGCCTTTCTCCGTCGGCGACAAGGTGGTGGCGTTGCTTGCGGGTGGCGGCTACGCGCAGCAAGTCGCGGTCCCGGCCGAACAGGTTCTGCGATTGCCCGACGGCGTGGATCTGGTCACCGCCGCGGCCTTGCCTGAAGTGGCTGCCACGGTGTATTCGAATCTCATCATGACTGCCCAGCTGCAAGCGGGTGAGACCGTACTCATACACGGCGCCACGGGCGGCATCGGAACCATGGCCATCCAACTCGCCAAAGCGTGCGGTGCCACAGTCGCGGCCACGGCCGGCACCGCCGAAAAGGTGGGCACCGCTAAAGCTTTTCTCGGAGCCGACATCGCCATCAACTACGCGGAAGAAGATTTCGCAGTAAGCCTCAAGGCACAAAACGGGGGCAAAGGAGCGGACGTGATCCTCGACGTCGTGGGTGCCAAATACTTGCAGCAAAACGTGGAAGCCCTCGCGGATTACGGCCGGTTGGTGGTGATCGGGCTGCAGGGTGGCGTCAAGGGTGAACTCAACCTCGGCCAGTTGCTAAGCAAGCGCGCGGCAATCATCGGTACATCGCTGCGTCCGCGTCCCGTGGCGGAAAAAGGCGTCATCATGAACGCCGTTCGCGAGTCGGTGTGGCCGATGCTCGCCGATGGCCGGATCAGGCCATTCGTGGCCAAGTCGTTCCCCCTGGAGCAGGTCCGCGAAGCCCACGAGTACTTTGATTCCGGCGAGCACATGGGCAAAGTCCTGCTGCTGCTCTAA
- a CDS encoding GNAT family N-acetyltransferase gives MATFTNADVRIRLLGPDDAHALIRLAETDNLFDEDPSVEPSGALAYDAARSFLGDPTVLFWLAELGGETVGFLHCCIQRRRIAGPWAELLLMEMGTHADWRRRGIGRYLLSVMEEWMRGHGMEEVWVPANVYATGFYEKCGFAKDEGEILVKALG, from the coding sequence ATGGCAACATTCACGAATGCCGACGTTCGCATCCGGCTGCTCGGTCCCGACGACGCCCACGCGCTGATCCGCCTCGCGGAGACGGACAATCTGTTCGACGAGGACCCGTCAGTTGAGCCATCAGGCGCGTTGGCGTACGACGCCGCCCGCTCCTTTTTGGGCGACCCCACCGTGCTGTTCTGGCTGGCTGAGCTCGGTGGCGAGACAGTTGGTTTCCTCCACTGTTGCATCCAGCGCCGCCGCATTGCAGGCCCATGGGCGGAACTTCTCCTCATGGAAATGGGTACTCACGCGGATTGGCGCCGTCGCGGTATCGGCCGGTACCTCCTCTCTGTCATGGAGGAGTGGATGCGGGGACATGGGATGGAGGAAGTCTGGGTCCCGGCCAACGTCTATGCCACGGGTTTCTATGAAAAATGTGGTTTCGCTAAGGACGAAGGCGAAATACTTGTCAAGGCTCTGGGCTGA
- a CDS encoding aldo/keto reductase: MTSSPNLTFNDGNSIPQLGYGVWQVEDDVAEKVVRQAFEAGYRHIDTAKIYGNEAGVGRAIASSGLKPEEIFITTKLWNADQGYESTLAALEESMDRLGLETLDLYLIHWMQPKQDKFVDTWKALIELQKRGRIKSIGVSNFSKEGLQRLIDETGVVPAIHQIELHPFFNQAELREFDASHGILTQAWSPLGQGGELLENATIARIAAKHGATPAQVVIAWHLAIGNVVIPKSVTESRIQENFAALRVTLDEADVEAITGLDRGAEGRIGPDPAVSDFA; encoded by the coding sequence ATGACTTCGTCACCGAACCTTACTTTTAACGACGGCAACTCCATTCCCCAGCTCGGCTACGGGGTGTGGCAGGTTGAGGACGATGTAGCCGAAAAGGTGGTGCGCCAGGCCTTCGAAGCCGGCTACCGCCACATCGACACCGCCAAGATCTACGGCAACGAGGCGGGCGTAGGACGCGCCATCGCTTCCTCCGGCCTCAAGCCCGAGGAAATCTTTATCACCACCAAGCTGTGGAACGCGGACCAAGGCTACGAGTCCACCCTTGCTGCGCTTGAAGAATCCATGGATCGCCTTGGCCTGGAAACCCTCGATCTGTACCTGATTCACTGGATGCAGCCCAAACAGGACAAGTTCGTGGACACGTGGAAGGCGCTCATTGAGCTCCAGAAGCGCGGACGCATCAAGTCCATCGGCGTCTCCAACTTCAGCAAGGAAGGCCTGCAGCGCCTGATCGACGAGACCGGCGTGGTTCCGGCGATCCACCAGATTGAGTTGCACCCGTTCTTCAACCAGGCAGAACTCCGGGAGTTCGACGCCTCCCATGGCATCCTGACCCAAGCCTGGTCACCACTGGGCCAGGGCGGCGAGCTCCTTGAAAACGCCACCATCGCCCGGATCGCCGCCAAGCACGGCGCCACCCCGGCGCAGGTAGTCATTGCCTGGCACCTGGCAATCGGCAACGTCGTGATCCCCAAGTCCGTGACCGAGTCCCGGATCCAGGAGAACTTCGCAGCACTACGCGTCACCCTGGATGAAGCCGACGTCGAGGCCATCACCGGCCTGGACCGCGGCGCCGAGGGCCGCATCGGACCGGATCCGGCGGTTTCCGACTTCGCTTAG